A segment of the Lentimicrobiaceae bacterium genome:
CAGCCATCAATCAGACTACGCAAATTCTTCGCGAGGGCAAGCCTGTGGATGAAACCCTGCAGCAACTGGCTATGATTTTTCCGGATGCCTGGCAATATCCGGCTTTTACGGTGGCCCGAATTAAATTTGATGGAAAGGAATACAAATCGGCAGGGTTTCAGGAAACCAAATGGTTGCAGCGTCAGCACTTTGATACCATCAATGAAAAGAAAGGCGCCATTGAGATCTATTATACCAAGGATTTTATGACCGCTGATGAAGGCCCTTTTTTGATTGAGGAGCGGCATTTGATCAGCAATCTGGCCAATATGATAACAGGCTTTCTGAATAGTCAGGAAGCCAGATTGCTCCTGCGTAAAACCCGGCCGGGCCATTTTTCTGAGCCGGCTGAAAAGGAAACATCACCGGCCTCAAGCAGGCAGTTGCTTCAGAAATTCCTGAACAAAAATAATTATGATCGCGACATCTATCATGATTTGATGCCTTTCAAAGTAAAGGAAATTTTGCTCGTAGCCAATCTTTACGATGCTTATAGTATTGAAAAGGAAGGGCGCTTTTCGGAACATGTACTGGGCGAATATCATCAGCTTAATTTAACTTCCATGCCCCGCATCACCGGGGTTTCGTCTGAAGAAGAAGCTTTTGAGCAGCTCGAATCCAAGCATTTCGATTTGATTATTTTTATGATTGGGGTCGAAAAAACATTATCGCTTCAGCTTGGAAGCAAAATAAAGGCTGAATTTCCGTATATCCCCATTTTTTTGCTGCTGAACAACAACCGCGATATCAATTTTTTTAATGAGCAGCCACTTATGCGTTTTATCGACCGGATATTTGTCTGGAATGGTGAATCGAAGGTGTTTTTTGCCATGATAAAGTTGATTGAGGATAAAATCAATGTTGAAAATGATACCAAAGTCGGGCTGGTAAGGGTGATATTGCTGGTTGAAGACTCGCCTCAGTATTATTCACGTTACCTGCCTTTGCTTTACAGTATAGTATTGGAACAAACCCGCCGCATAATTGAAGATGTGAGTACCGACGAACTGTATAAGGTGCTGCGGATGAGAGCGCGACCCAAAATATTACTGGCTTCTGACTTTGAAGAAGCGCAGGCCATTCTCGACAAGTTTAAGGATTATATGCTTTGCCTGATTTCAGATGTTAAATTTGCCCGCAACGGAAAGCTCGATAATCAGGCTGGCTTCGATTTGGTGCGTTATGCCAGGCAATTAATCAAGGAACTTCCAACTATCATCCAGTCGCAGGAGCATGAGAATGCACGCATGGCTTACCAGTTGAAGACGACTTTTATTGATAAAAACTCAGAAACCCTGGTGCAGGACTTTAAGAGTTTTATTACCCATTATCTGGGATTTGGCAATTTTATATACCGCGACAATGAAGGGCGACAAATAGCTGTGGCCCGTTCGCTTAAAGAGTTTGAGTCGCTGTTGAAAACCATTCCTGACGAATCGTTGATTTATCATGCCCGCAAAGATCATTTTTCGTTGTGGCTGATGGCACGGGGCGAAATTCAGGTGGCTAAAATTATTAACCCGGCCAAGGTTACCGATTTTGAAAGTCCGTCAAAGCTCAGAAAATACCTGATAGAAGTGATTCAGCAATTCAGGAATGAGCAAAACAAGGGCAAGGTTATTCCTTTTGAAGAATCGGCCTTGCTCGACGAAAGCAATGTGGTAAGCCTCAGCTCCGGGTCGCTGGGAGGCAAGGGACGCGGACTGGCATTTATCAATACCTTAATCAATAACCACGATTTCGATCAGTTGCTTCCCAATATCCGCATCCGCACACCCAAAACCTCTATCATTGGTACCGATGAATTTGAGTATTTTATTGAACGAAACAAGCTGCACGACCGGGTGGTGAACGGGCTGGAATATGAAGAAATTCAAAAGTTATTTCTGGAGGCATCACTTACCGAAACTCTGATGAAGCGGCTGCGAATCCTGCTCAGGCACATTACCAAACCAATTGCCGTAAGATCGTCGGGTTTGTTCGAAGATTCACTGATGCAGCCTTTTGCCGGAATTTTTGAAACCTACCTTTTGCCCAACAATCACCCTGATTTCAATACCCGGCTGCAACAGGCCATGAATGCCATCAAACTTGTTTATGCCTCAGTTTATTCGAAGGTGGCCCGTGGCTATATCGAAGCCATACATTACAAAATTGAGGAAGAAAAGATGGCAGTTATTATTCAGGAAGTGGTTGGCAATCAGTTTGAAGATAGCTTTTATCCGCACATCAGCGGGGTGGCACAATCATACAATTATTATCCTTTCGCTCACATGAAACCCGAAGAAGGATTTGCTGTGGCTGCCCTTGGGTTGGGAAAACAAGTGGTGGAAGGCGAAAAAGCCTACCGGTTTTCACCCAAATATCCCACCACCGAAATTAACTCACCCAAAGATCAGCTGAAAAATTCGCAGGTTGATTTTTATGCTGTTGATCTCAATAAAAAAGATGTCAATTTGCTTGAAGGCGAAACAGCCGGCCTTATTAAACTTGATTTGGATGATGCGGAGCGCCATGGAAATCTGCGCCATCTTGCATCGGTATTTGATATGGAAAACAGCCGGATTGTGCCCGGAATCACGCATGCCGGTCCCCGTATTGTGAACTTTTCAAATATTCTGAAATATAACTATATTCCATTGGCACAAACCATTGAGGTGGTGCTTGATGTGGTAAAGGAAGCAATGGGCGCTCCGGTTGAAATCGAATTTGCCG
Coding sequences within it:
- a CDS encoding pyruvate, phosphate dikinase: MITGFLNSQEARLLLRKTRPGHFSEPAEKETSPASSRQLLQKFLNKNNYDRDIYHDLMPFKVKEILLVANLYDAYSIEKEGRFSEHVLGEYHQLNLTSMPRITGVSSEEEAFEQLESKHFDLIIFMIGVEKTLSLQLGSKIKAEFPYIPIFLLLNNNRDINFFNEQPLMRFIDRIFVWNGESKVFFAMIKLIEDKINVENDTKVGLVRVILLVEDSPQYYSRYLPLLYSIVLEQTRRIIEDVSTDELYKVLRMRARPKILLASDFEEAQAILDKFKDYMLCLISDVKFARNGKLDNQAGFDLVRYARQLIKELPTIIQSQEHENARMAYQLKTTFIDKNSETLVQDFKSFITHYLGFGNFIYRDNEGRQIAVARSLKEFESLLKTIPDESLIYHARKDHFSLWLMARGEIQVAKIINPAKVTDFESPSKLRKYLIEVIQQFRNEQNKGKVIPFEESALLDESNVVSLSSGSLGGKGRGLAFINTLINNHDFDQLLPNIRIRTPKTSIIGTDEFEYFIERNKLHDRVVNGLEYEEIQKLFLEASLTETLMKRLRILLRHITKPIAVRSSGLFEDSLMQPFAGIFETYLLPNNHPDFNTRLQQAMNAIKLVYASVYSKVARGYIEAIHYKIEEEKMAVIIQEVVGNQFEDSFYPHISGVAQSYNYYPFAHMKPEEGFAVAALGLGKQVVEGEKAYRFSPKYPTTEINSPKDQLKNSQVDFYAVDLNKKDVNLLEGETAGLIKLDLDDAERHGNLRHLASVFDMENSRIVPGITHAGPRIVNFSNILKYNYIPLAQTIEVVLDVVKEAMGAPVEIEFAVDLNRDDQFRASFYLLQIKPLIGSMQDYSFDIGKIEPERILLLSEKGMGNGLIDDVTDVIYIDTAVFDKSKTMEMVAEIEGLNNDMRKHDRKYVLIGPGRWGTRDRWIGVPVNWPQISSAKVIVETSLEGYPLDASSGSHFFHNVTSMNVGYFSVQQEMSGSFIRWEVLDRQELIQRTTHFRHVRFKKPLNIKMDGKKRIAAITWDMDV